A DNA window from Pseudorasbora parva isolate DD20220531a chromosome 19, ASM2467924v1, whole genome shotgun sequence contains the following coding sequences:
- the LOC137047623 gene encoding uncharacterized protein has protein sequence MTTPTPSATPFADIITALAALHQEQHQSMLDLRADQERRFEAIVRGQQEDRERFRSWTAREVRTEAAGLASAPVHVPLHKMGPQDDPEAFIELFQKAAEACGWPRAQWPVRLIPLLTGEAQAAAQQLPVANLLDYEDLKRAIIQRVGRTPEQHRQRFRSLAWGEAGRPFAMAQQLRDECRKWLLAGGSDVDHIVDLVVLEQFIARLPRKTAEWVQCHRPTSLTTAINLAEDHLVACPGVGEPLLTSPSLSPPSVSPSRPVPLPRSRPPGPPRIPPRGRGGMGPGQYGSSRAPPRGAGLLGSGGDNGSGSTPPPRSFSNPLPAAGAAGRPGLACWRCGDPDHFVDRCPMMDIGTMIRVPDFQRTTPDQAGEYQIP, from the exons atgacaacaccaacgccctccgccacgccgtttgcggacatcatcaccgctctcgcggccctccaccaggaacaacatcagtccatgctggacctgcgggcggaccaggagcgccgtttcgaggccatcgtccgcggccagcaagaggaccgcgagaggttccggagctggacagcccgggaggttcgcaccgaagccgccgggctcgccagcgcaccggtccacgtgcccctacataagatggggccacaggacgatcccgaggccttcatcgAACTGTTCCAGAAGgcagcggaggcctgcgggtggccccgggcacagtggccggtgcgcctcataccACTGCTCacgggagaagcccaggcggccgctcaacaactgccggtggcgaacctcctggattatGAAGACCtaaagagggccatcatccagcgggtcggccggacccccgaGCAGCATCGACAGCGGTTCCGCTCGCTGGCGTGGGGTGAGGCCGGtcggcccttcgcgatggcccaacagctccgggacgagtgccgcaaatggctattggccggtggaagcgacgtggaccacatcgtcgatctggtggtactggagcagttcatcgctcggctccccaggaagaccgccgagtgggtccagtgccaccggcccacgtcgctgacgacggccatcaacctggcggaggaccatctggtggcgtgcccgggggtcggcgagcccctactaacttctccctctctctctcccccctctgtctctccttctcgccctgtccctctccctaggtcccgccctccagggccccctcgtattccccccagaggacggggtggaatgggcccagggcaatacgggagttcgagggccccgcccaggggggcggggctgctggggtcgggcggggataacggttccggttccaccccccctccgcgctcattttccaatccactccccgccgcaggggcggcgggcaggcctgggctggcctgctggcggtgcggcgacccggaccattttgtggaccgatgtccgatgatggacatcgggacaatgatccgggtcccggacttccagcggaccacccctgatcaagcaggagagtaccaaattcct taa